The Candidatus Paceibacterota bacterium sequence CGCAGAGCTGTGGAATCAGGGTCAGGATAGAGCCTTAACCTGTCGCCTGGCCACACTCGTAGCGCTTCAATGACCGCGGGCGAGGGACCAAATGGGTTTTCGTTGGTATTCAACTTGACCAAGCCCACCTGATTAGACTGCTCACCCGGAATATATGGGACCAAATCAGCCAACGCCGGGCTCCAATACGTACTCATTCACTCCTCCATGTCCAACAGCATTTTCAGAGCAGCCTTAAAAACATAGCATCTAGCGTTTACTATCAGCATTACATTCATATTGTCACCTTTGGCCCCCATTTTGACGAGGCACTCCGCAGATTGAGGAGCGATGTAGTCATTTTAGCGTCTCTGAGAGCATCCACCCATTCTCCACCTCAATTGTGAACAGCATGCTTGGTACTAGCGAAGGCGTAGTGCATGAAAATATACTACAATCAGCACGGACCGGCCATACTCACTGCTGAATTTCGTCGGATATTTGACAATCGCCCTGATCCCCTTTACGTCTGTGTCGTTCGGCCTCGTGCCAAGTTCTGTCGGCAATACACTTCATTGCCTGATAAATCGGCATCGCTCGTTCGATCATTCGATGGACACGGTCTGGCAGGACAGAAGCGTTCTTCTGCGCCTCCAGCATGAGGCCATTACTATACTGCGCCTCGTCGTGCCAACCTTCCCACGATTTCCAAGCTGGAATGACCTTTGGCTCCCAACTCAGACTATGCGGCAGGAATGCTACGCCAATGCTGCTACAATATTCCTTCAGCATCGTCACTGGGTTTCGGAGAAGGTCGTCTGCATCAAATACGATCACAGCCTCAGGTTGCAGGCGCGACGATTCCTCATATATCTCGTAGAGCGACTCATAGCCAGCTTCAATCCAGTCGAAATCCGGCAGTTTCTTATACATGGACGCGAGCGACTTCTCAGGATGGCGGATGAGGAAGGTACTGATGATCTGTGAAAGAAACTTGCTTCGTAACGGCGTCCGCATGTGAAACGCGAGTTCTTTGACAAAGCACGGTTTCCCGTTTGCTCGACCCACCCGCTCAATATCGTCCCAGATTTCCTTGAAAGTGTACCCTGCTTGCACGGGCTGATCGGCGAACCTTGCATGCCCCCTTTCTCCTCCGAAGAAAAAAGCTTGCGAAAATGGCTCATGAATAACGTTGAAGTCCCCCCGCTCGATGAAGATTCGTTCGAAGGCGGTGGAGATCGACCGTGGATGCGCCCAGAGAAAGATTGGGTTTGATGTTATTTTCATACCAATTCCGCTAAACGCAGGTGGTTTTTTTCTGGCTGTGCCATGCTTTAAAACACCTTTTAATATACTCCTTTGGCGTGTCACCTCGCGTAAATAACATTGAATTGCCCAGCATCTGTTTGGCCTTATCGTTCGGAAATACGCCAGTTGCGTATCTTGGCAGGCGCAGCAAGTTGTCGAACAGAGTGCCGTGACAATTGATGGGATCTAAGAATACCGAGACCAGCGGTCCGAGCGTCTTGGCCGCAAGCTCAGTGTTCAAGATGTGTAACCAGTTTTCATAGCTAATCATCTCGATTTTGTGGCCCGATTCATTAACCCATTCGGCAAGATCCTTGAGATGCACCGTCCTTTCGTCCAGAATATGGTAGAAGTCTGCAGGAGCAACCAATGCAAGCCGCGCCATAGCGTCCGCAGCGTTTCGGACCATCGTGAAGTCCATTGAGTAATCGATATCGGGAGCTTTTCCTGTCAGAGCAATTAGCTTCAGCAAGCGGACATAGAGATCTTGTTCGTGATGCCGCATCGTTTGCGTGTTGCCCCAAAGTCGTGCAGGTCTAAAAATCTTAACGTCTAAACCTTGGCTCTTGACGTCCATCACGATCTGTTCGGAAACCCACTTGCTCTGTGCGTAGCCACCGAATAGACCTCGACTGTAATGTGAAGAAGATGACTCGCCTGAACTCCCTGTGGCGGCTTGCGTTGAAAAGAAAACCGCTAGGGTCGAGATGTAATTGAATTTCTTTATTCGCCCTGCGGCCGCAAACCGAAGAATCTGCGCCGTCCCTTTTACATTGGTGGGCGCGAGCTGCTCGTAACTCTTGATGAAGTCCACGTCTGCGGCGCAGTGGAAGATAGCATCGATGCTGTGTGAAAGCCGTCGAAATTCGTGGCGCGACAAACCGAAGTCCACGTCCGTGATATCCCCGACGACAATCTCAATACCTTCTTCCCGGACATTCAAGGGAATGTCGTATTTGTCTAAGGTGCGCTGTAGGCGCATGACAACTGATAATTCGGCATCCGACCGGACTAGACATGTCACCTCGACGCCAAGACGAACTAAGCTTGCTAGCAGGTGCACACCCAGGAATCCGGTCGCGCCAGTCAAGAGAAAGTGGTGAGTTGGGTTCTCGCTGCGACTTTCCTGTCGGACAATTGAAAGACAAGGAGCAGCGGGCTTAACATAGATCGAAAGATCGCCGCTTTCACAAGCTTGTTCCGATCTGGCTACAGAGGCTTTGGTAACTCCTGCTTGTAGCAGCTGTGCTGTCCAGCGGATAGTACCGCGCCCATCCAGAAACATGTGGTAGGGTATTCTGCAATGCCACTGCTGAGCGACTCGGTGAAGAATTTGTTGCGCTTCAATAGAGCTTCCGCCACCTGCGTGAAACTCCGTGTCAATTGAAAACCCGATTGCCAGATCTTTCGGCAACACGTCAAACCAGACATCCCAAAGCGCGGCCTCTATTTCGTTACATCCGGACGGCGGATGATGCGTCGTGTCAGATGTTGGCATTGGCAGCCTTTTGATATCTACCTTGCCGTTGATATTCATTGGTATTTCATCCAGTTCGATGATGAACGAAGGGATGCTATATGCTGGTAATCGTCTGAGAATCGCATCCTTGACATATTGCGCGATGGACTCGCGTGACAGGCGGTTTCGAGTCCAACGCATTACCAAATAGGCGATCAGATAGGTGCGTGCAGCGGTCCGCCATGGGCGAACCAGACATTCGGTGACCTCGGGAATGGTTGTAATCGCCTCCCTAACTTCTGCACACTCAATGCGAAAACCGTTGATCTTGATCTGGTCGTCTAAGCGTTCCACCCACTCCAACTCGTTATTCGGCAATAGGCGACATTTGTCTCCAGTTCGATATGCTTTACCGATAGTTGGTAAGTCAACGAATTTTTGTGCGTTTAGCGCAGCATCACCGATATACCCTAGGCGGGTCAGCGATGCGCCGCCGATATACAACTCCCCTACATCGCCTTTTGGTACGGGGGCATATTTCTCATCCAGCACCTCCGCAAGGATTCCATAGGTAGGGTGACCGATAGAGACTGGCTCATCCGCTCCGATGACTCCGCCAGGGTAGAGACGCTTAGTTGCGCAGACCGTCGCCTCGGTTGGGCCATAAGCGTTAATTAACAACCGGCCCACCCCCCAAGTTCGAATGAGTTGGCGACTCGGCGCTTCTCCGGCCAAGACAATGGTATTCAGGTCAGGCAGTGGTGGTGGCACGCCGATCGCACTCAGCAATGTAGGCGTCACGACTGCATAGCTGATCCGACGCTCTGCCAACATATGGCAAAAGGCCGAAAGTTCGAGTTCTTCTGCGCTGGTGATATACAAGGTGGCACCGGTTGCTAATGCGCCGACGATGTCGCGGATTGACGCATCAAATCCGAAGGACATGCACAGCGCAATCCGATCGCTGCATTTGATCTCTCCACTGCGAACATGCTCCATGACCATGTTCGTCACGTTGCCGTGATCGATCTGCACACCTTTGGGATAGCCCGTAGTGCCCGAGGTAAAAATGACATAGGCCCGATTACATTCTCCGACCTCGCTTCCGATCGGGGCCTCACTGGCCGACTCATGAACGCTTTCCGTAAAGCAACGCTCAATGTTGATGAGACTTGCCAGATCGACGAACTTTTCGGCAGTAGTATCATCGATGATCGCGATTGACGCTCCGCTGGTGTCGAGCACATATCTGATTCGCTCTACCGGGGCCATGTTATCCACGGGTATGTAACAACCGCCTAGTTCCCATATCGCCAATAGCGTTAAGACCCAATTTGTAGACCGTTGGAGGCAGACGGCAACCGCCGAGTCCCTGTCGACTCCCGCAACACGCAATACGTCGGCTAGGTTCCTAGCTCGCACGAACAGTTCCTGGTAAGTGAAACTACGATCTGCGTCGAATATGGCGACCTTGTCGGGATAGCGTGTCACAGCTGCGTCGAAAAGAATGAAATGGTTATTTTTCTGCCACGTCAATCCCGAGATACGTGCGCTGGATTCAGCAACGTCGGTTAGCATTGACATGGAGTCTTCCGTTGTGTTTCTACCGATGCTTGATCTGCACCGCTTCCAGCCCATACTGGACCAACGAAAGCGTCCAAGGTGAGCCTCCGACCATTAGCATTGCAGCACTCCAACCAGATCAATGGCCGGCGACATGGCATATCGGGGCGAGAATCATTGGAAATCCAGACGGAAGATTCCAACAGTTGGGTAGTATTGTTTACGGTGGGGAGCCTCTGACGCAATACAAAACTCCTCGCAGAACTAGGGCAGGAAAGAACGTTCGACGCCGATGCTTCTCCTGTAGGCCAACGTCCGATGGGAGCAGTGTGACAGAGCATATTTGCATTATCCCTCACAACGATCTCCTGTCAAGGTAAAGCCTTGTCCAACGACACATGAGTCTGAACGGGATAGCGTGTTTCCACGCTGAGATGGGTTTGAAAGCGGACTGGAGTCTGGGATTATCCGGAGATGATCGTGACTCTACATACCGACAAGCTCAGCACCCTG is a genomic window containing:
- a CDS encoding amino acid adenylation domain-containing protein is translated as MLTDVAESSARISGLTWQKNNHFILFDAAVTRYPDKVAIFDADRSFTYQELFVRARNLADVLRVAGVDRDSAVAVCLQRSTNWVLTLLAIWELGGCYIPVDNMAPVERIRYVLDTSGASIAIIDDTTAEKFVDLASLINIERCFTESVHESASEAPIGSEVGECNRAYVIFTSGTTGYPKGVQIDHGNVTNMVMEHVRSGEIKCSDRIALCMSFGFDASIRDIVGALATGATLYITSAEELELSAFCHMLAERRISYAVVTPTLLSAIGVPPPLPDLNTIVLAGEAPSRQLIRTWGVGRLLINAYGPTEATVCATKRLYPGGVIGADEPVSIGHPTYGILAEVLDEKYAPVPKGDVGELYIGGASLTRLGYIGDAALNAQKFVDLPTIGKAYRTGDKCRLLPNNELEWVERLDDQIKINGFRIECAEVREAITTIPEVTECLVRPWRTAARTYLIAYLVMRWTRNRLSRESIAQYVKDAILRRLPAYSIPSFIIELDEIPMNINGKVDIKRLPMPTSDTTHHPPSGCNEIEAALWDVWFDVLPKDLAIGFSIDTEFHAGGGSSIEAQQILHRVAQQWHCRIPYHMFLDGRGTIRWTAQLLQAGVTKASVARSEQACESGDLSIYVKPAAPCLSIVRQESRSENPTHHFLLTGATGFLGVHLLASLVRLGVEVTCLVRSDAELSVVMRLQRTLDKYDIPLNVREEGIEIVVGDITDVDFGLSRHEFRRLSHSIDAIFHCAADVDFIKSYEQLAPTNVKGTAQILRFAAAGRIKKFNYISTLAVFFSTQAATGSSGESSSSHYSRGLFGGYAQSKWVSEQIVMDVKSQGLDVKIFRPARLWGNTQTMRHHEQDLYVRLLKLIALTGKAPDIDYSMDFTMVRNAADAMARLALVAPADFYHILDERTVHLKDLAEWVNESGHKIEMISYENWLHILNTELAAKTLGPLVSVFLDPINCHGTLFDNLLRLPRYATGVFPNDKAKQMLGNSMLFTRGDTPKEYIKRCFKAWHSQKKTTCV